From a single Cytophagales bacterium WSM2-2 genomic region:
- a CDS encoding beta-galactosidase, translating to MKRILFLPAVLLVALTGSAQQKIRLNDHWEFLKQDLGGIWEAVRPVGKGNPESVPLWENVSLPHCVNAADAVDPDVNYYQGPSWYRTHLSVKNPYANGRTLLHFEGAGQKTDVYVYTTKAGNHVGGYDEWTVDITDAVKEFEKSEVFQKQFNGKIPLSIRVDNSRDLEMIPSSLSDFNIYGGIYRYLNLVYEPAVSFAHLLVKTETDKEGKSGEIQVRGVVRNPGRIATGEVLIRLLDPAGKLVQQKQMNVNMTSDTITLTSFLIKKPQVWSPDQPFLYTVESTLKTSAGESKHQEKIGFRNFEFVNKGPFLLNGKRLLLRGTHRHEDHAGVAAAMTEEMIRKEMLMMKEMGVNFIRLGHYQQSRIVLDLCDSLGIVVWEEIPWCRGGLGGAIYKEQARNMLRNMIAQHYNHPSIIIWGLGNENDWPGDFPEFDKEKIRVFMKELNDLSHRLDPSRKTAIRRCDFCKDIVDVYSPSIWAGWYRGIYTEYKSASEAEMNKVNHFLHVEWGGDSHAGRHSENPDNALSKVLTNSGADERAGDASLFGGSARVSKDGDWSESYICNLIDWHLKEQEDMPWLTGTAYWPFKDFSTPVRPDNPIPYMNQKGVVARDFTKKESYYVFQSWWTNKPMVHIYGHSWPVRWGEKEEEKMVKVYSNGEEAELFLNGKSYGVKKTNRKDFPASGLRWMLKFKEGENRIHVAAKKGNAKVEDEVVFTYQTDKWEKPSKLILEKIEEENEIVTLQVKLLDKNNTLCLDASNVVDFDLAGDGALIDNQGTSDGSRKVQAYNGRAIIRVRRKGNSVVSVKVDGLTTSFIEL from the coding sequence GTGAAACGGATTCTGTTTTTACCCGCAGTTTTGTTGGTCGCTCTCACAGGAAGTGCGCAGCAGAAGATAAGGCTAAACGATCACTGGGAATTTCTGAAGCAGGATCTTGGCGGAATATGGGAAGCTGTCCGTCCAGTAGGAAAGGGCAACCCGGAGAGTGTGCCGCTATGGGAAAATGTTTCGTTACCGCATTGCGTCAATGCAGCAGACGCAGTTGATCCCGATGTGAATTATTACCAGGGCCCGTCCTGGTATCGTACACATCTTTCCGTTAAAAATCCGTATGCGAATGGAAGGACATTGCTTCACTTTGAAGGAGCTGGTCAAAAAACAGATGTGTACGTCTATACAACTAAAGCCGGAAATCATGTCGGTGGATATGACGAATGGACGGTTGACATTACAGATGCTGTTAAAGAATTTGAAAAGAGCGAAGTATTCCAAAAGCAATTCAACGGTAAGATTCCCTTATCGATCCGTGTGGATAATTCGCGTGACCTGGAGATGATCCCTTCCAGTTTATCAGACTTTAATATCTATGGCGGAATTTATCGTTACTTGAATTTGGTTTACGAGCCAGCAGTTTCATTCGCGCATCTTTTGGTGAAAACGGAAACAGATAAAGAAGGAAAATCGGGAGAGATCCAGGTACGAGGTGTTGTCAGAAATCCCGGGCGAATCGCTACAGGTGAAGTGTTGATCAGGCTTCTTGATCCGGCAGGCAAACTCGTTCAGCAAAAGCAAATGAATGTAAATATGACCAGCGATACGATCACTCTTACTTCATTCCTTATTAAGAAACCCCAGGTGTGGTCCCCTGATCAACCTTTTCTTTACACTGTTGAATCAACGCTCAAGACTTCGGCCGGTGAAAGCAAGCACCAGGAAAAAATCGGATTCAGAAATTTTGAGTTTGTGAATAAAGGCCCGTTTCTGCTGAATGGTAAACGGCTCTTATTGCGTGGCACGCATCGTCATGAAGATCATGCCGGAGTTGCTGCGGCCATGACCGAAGAAATGATTCGCAAGGAGATGCTCATGATGAAAGAGATGGGTGTGAATTTCATTCGTCTGGGTCACTACCAGCAATCACGGATCGTACTCGACCTTTGCGACAGTCTAGGCATTGTAGTGTGGGAGGAGATTCCGTGGTGCCGTGGTGGCCTGGGTGGAGCTATATATAAAGAGCAGGCACGGAACATGCTCAGGAACATGATTGCTCAGCACTACAATCATCCCTCGATAATAATCTGGGGGCTGGGAAATGAGAACGACTGGCCTGGAGATTTCCCCGAATTTGACAAAGAAAAAATCAGAGTGTTCATGAAGGAGCTAAACGATTTGTCGCATCGTCTTGACCCGTCACGCAAGACAGCGATTCGCAGATGCGATTTCTGTAAAGATATTGTTGATGTGTATTCCCCGTCAATCTGGGCAGGATGGTATCGCGGTATCTATACAGAATATAAATCAGCTTCAGAGGCAGAAATGAACAAAGTCAATCATTTTCTGCATGTGGAGTGGGGGGGAGACAGTCATGCAGGGCGTCATTCAGAGAATCCGGATAACGCATTAAGCAAAGTCCTAACCAATAGTGGCGCTGATGAACGTGCTGGAGATGCTTCCTTATTTGGTGGGTCTGCACGCGTATCAAAAGATGGCGACTGGAGCGAATCGTATATCTGTAATCTGATCGACTGGCATCTGAAAGAACAAGAGGATATGCCGTGGCTGACAGGAACTGCTTACTGGCCATTCAAGGATTTTTCAACACCTGTGCGACCTGATAATCCTATTCCATACATGAATCAGAAAGGTGTCGTTGCTCGCGATTTCACGAAGAAAGAATCTTACTACGTATTTCAATCGTGGTGGACGAACAAGCCAATGGTTCACATTTATGGGCATTCATGGCCTGTTCGCTGGGGTGAAAAAGAAGAAGAGAAAATGGTGAAAGTATATTCCAATGGTGAGGAAGCGGAGTTGTTTCTAAATGGAAAAAGTTATGGCGTTAAAAAAACAAACCGAAAAGATTTTCCCGCATCAGGACTTCGTTGGATGCTGAAATTCAAGGAAGGTGAAAACAGAATTCATGTTGCAGCAAAAAAGGGAAATGCGAAAGTTGAAGATGAAGTTGTATTTACCTATCAAACTGATAAATGGGAAAAGCCATCGAAGCTTATTCTTGAGAAAATAGAGGAAGAAAATGAGATCGTTACGCTACAAGTGAAATTGCTGGATAAAAATAATACCCTTTGTCTCGATGCTTCGAATGTAGTTGACTTTGATCTCGCTGGCGATGGAGCCCTGATCGATAACCAGGGAACATCTGACGGTTCGCGTAAAGTTCAAGCTTACAATGGTCGTGCTATTATCCGTGTAAGAAGGAAGGGGAATAGTGTTGTAAGCGTGAAAGTTGATGGATTAACCACTTCGTTTATCGAGTTATAA